Proteins encoded in a region of the Corallococcus soli genome:
- a CDS encoding ATP-dependent helicase, with amino-acid sequence MTAPSPSGLALPSSAPTRLELDAALATSLNEEQRAAVEAGEGPVLVIAGAGSGKTRTLTYRVARMLARGVPPDSLLLLTFTNKAAREMLRRVEELAGGFADVGRLMGGTFHHAAHVLLREHAGALGFSTAFTVLDREDSRDLMATCLAERKLRSDKRFPRPDALLELVSLATNLQQPVSQVLVERRPRMLPVAPEVFATARRFQQRKAQMHLMDYDDLLAHLKRLLEEHPAIRAELSARFQGVLVDEYQDTNRLQGDLVDLLVGERRNLTVVGDDCQSIYSFRGAEFTNIIDFPQRYPGCGIYPLTRNYRSTPQVLRLANAVIARNTRQFPKALVSDGAPGPVPQVVPTRDVKGQAAFVTERILALRAQGQRLESMAVLYRAHLHSLELQLELARHGLPFRVRSGVRFFEQVHVKDALAHLRWVHHRADELAFKRLVRRLPGVGAASTERLWTALEALPPELPLPQALTHPDVLAHVPRKAQAGFQRFQALMIRLDAGGPRGPGALLADVLAAREAPATPDADDLRAEDLRQLQEFAERFEDVPRFLSDIALVSEFSAQGALDGEMPDDVLTLTTVHQAKGLEWRSVFVLGLVDGRFPLSLATRNPEDEEEERRLFYVAVTRAREALWLVYPHTSLPREDGRMLLTPSRFLAELPVGPDAVCESLPPPEPDGPIRVRELGPDPEPEP; translated from the coding sequence ATGACCGCCCCCTCGCCGTCAGGCCTCGCCCTCCCATCCTCCGCGCCCACGCGCCTGGAGCTGGACGCGGCGCTCGCCACCTCCCTCAACGAGGAGCAGCGCGCGGCGGTGGAGGCAGGGGAGGGCCCGGTGCTCGTCATCGCCGGGGCGGGCTCCGGCAAGACGCGCACGCTCACGTACCGCGTGGCGCGCATGCTGGCGCGAGGCGTCCCCCCGGACTCGCTGCTGCTGCTCACGTTCACCAACAAGGCCGCGCGCGAGATGCTCCGCCGCGTGGAGGAGCTGGCCGGCGGCTTCGCGGACGTGGGCCGCCTGATGGGCGGCACCTTCCACCACGCCGCGCACGTGCTCCTGCGCGAGCACGCGGGTGCGCTGGGCTTCTCCACCGCCTTCACGGTGCTGGACCGCGAGGACTCGCGCGACCTGATGGCCACCTGTCTGGCCGAGCGCAAGCTGCGCAGCGACAAGCGCTTCCCGCGTCCGGACGCGCTCTTGGAGCTGGTCTCGCTCGCCACGAACCTCCAGCAGCCGGTGTCCCAAGTGCTGGTGGAGCGCCGCCCTCGGATGCTCCCTGTCGCGCCCGAGGTGTTCGCCACCGCCCGCCGCTTCCAGCAGCGCAAGGCGCAGATGCACCTGATGGACTACGACGACCTGCTCGCGCACCTGAAGCGCCTGCTGGAGGAGCACCCCGCCATCCGCGCGGAGCTCTCCGCGCGCTTCCAGGGCGTGCTCGTGGACGAGTACCAGGACACCAACCGCCTCCAGGGCGACCTCGTGGACCTGCTCGTGGGCGAGCGCCGGAACCTCACCGTCGTGGGCGACGACTGTCAGTCCATCTACAGCTTCCGGGGCGCGGAGTTCACCAACATCATCGACTTCCCCCAGCGCTACCCCGGCTGCGGCATCTACCCGCTCACGCGCAACTACCGCTCCACGCCCCAGGTGCTGCGGCTGGCCAACGCGGTCATCGCGCGCAACACCCGTCAGTTCCCCAAGGCCCTCGTGTCCGACGGCGCCCCGGGGCCGGTGCCCCAGGTCGTCCCCACCCGGGACGTGAAGGGCCAGGCCGCCTTCGTCACCGAGCGCATCCTCGCGCTGCGCGCCCAGGGCCAGCGGCTGGAGTCCATGGCGGTGCTCTACCGGGCCCACCTGCACTCGCTGGAGCTCCAGCTGGAGCTTGCGCGCCACGGGCTGCCGTTCCGCGTGCGCTCCGGGGTGCGCTTCTTCGAGCAGGTCCACGTCAAGGACGCGCTCGCGCACCTGCGCTGGGTGCACCACCGCGCGGACGAGCTGGCCTTCAAGCGGCTCGTGCGCCGGCTCCCCGGCGTGGGCGCCGCCAGCACCGAACGCCTGTGGACCGCCCTGGAGGCGCTGCCCCCGGAGCTTCCCCTCCCGCAGGCGCTGACGCATCCGGATGTGCTGGCCCATGTGCCGCGCAAGGCGCAGGCCGGCTTCCAGCGCTTCCAGGCCCTGATGATCAGGCTGGACGCCGGAGGCCCCCGGGGCCCGGGGGCCCTGCTCGCGGACGTGCTCGCGGCGCGCGAGGCCCCGGCCACCCCGGACGCGGACGACCTCCGCGCGGAGGACCTGCGCCAGCTCCAGGAGTTCGCGGAGCGCTTCGAGGACGTGCCCCGCTTCCTGTCCGACATCGCCCTGGTCTCCGAGTTCTCCGCCCAGGGCGCCCTGGACGGCGAGATGCCCGACGACGTGCTCACCCTGACCACGGTCCACCAGGCCAAGGGCCTGGAGTGGCGCTCCGTCTTCGTCCTGGGGCTGGTGGACGGGCGCTTCCCGCTGTCGCTCGCCACCCGGAACCCGGAGGACGAGGAGGAGGAGCGCCGGCTCTTCTACGTCGCCGTCACGCGGGCGCGCGAAGCGCTCTGGCTCGTGTATCCCCACACGTCCCTGCCCCGGGAGGACGGCCGCATGCTCCTGACGCCGTCGCGCTTCCTGGCCGAGCTGCCCGTGGGACCTGACGCGGTGTGTGAATCGCTGCCGCCCCCCGAACCCGACGGGCCGATCCGCGTCCGGGAGCTGGGGCCGGATCCCGAACCCGAGCCGTAG
- a CDS encoding HEAT repeat domain-containing protein yields the protein MPTFRRALALLLLATGCSHTTFERASELDTVQAYRDFLREHPEDPDATTAQGRIEGLEFDEAKRLHSVIAYKRFLETYPDATQTRVVKSLLEGLRFNAAKQADTEAGWRQFLADHPDGAHKDEAKALLQVAESRDVRTTTDLARIATLLKGQGEGVPREELERRLDDETHAQATDAGKLFAYLRDFPSGAHREEARVRLLELEVEGLLVSGLVDEAEAKVKVHPLGPKLTGFPARLARARVEQGALARTEPAARAMQVGHYLRDLEDLKRALVAPDPLDRWQAAQEMGQHVSVRAVDPLLEALRTARNPLIRQNALESLRTVLSSLPAPVAGYEVAVRLESLRERASSPELYLTIAALLDLNGQLEQAASQYQRVYESGGTDPLVLWRWVQLREQRHQAFSAAVAARQLAVWAQTTAREELVSEEGGVPLAAARQLCAAVVDARYAAQAITRARSAKTEFPEDLATFERTAQDAVRLAEAKLADAELLLRQKHPGIRTCADQQVSERLSQGVKERTQALQASNAKLPKPVGTLLLELARERDPSPEVRAAAASRLAGSTPP from the coding sequence ATGCCCACCTTCCGCCGCGCCCTCGCCCTGTTGCTGCTGGCCACCGGTTGTTCGCACACGACCTTCGAGCGGGCCAGCGAACTGGACACCGTCCAGGCCTACCGCGACTTCCTGCGCGAGCACCCGGAGGATCCGGACGCGACGACGGCGCAGGGGCGCATCGAAGGCCTGGAGTTCGACGAGGCGAAGCGCCTGCACTCGGTCATCGCCTACAAGCGCTTCCTGGAGACGTACCCGGACGCGACGCAGACGCGGGTGGTGAAGTCCCTGCTGGAGGGCCTGCGCTTCAACGCGGCGAAGCAGGCCGACACGGAAGCCGGGTGGCGGCAGTTCCTGGCGGATCACCCCGACGGCGCCCACAAGGACGAGGCGAAGGCGCTGCTCCAGGTGGCCGAGTCGCGCGACGTGCGCACGACGACGGACCTGGCGCGCATCGCGACCCTCCTGAAGGGACAGGGGGAGGGCGTGCCCCGCGAGGAGCTGGAGCGGCGGCTGGACGACGAAACCCATGCCCAGGCCACCGACGCCGGGAAGCTCTTCGCCTACCTGCGCGACTTCCCCTCGGGCGCGCACCGCGAGGAGGCCCGCGTCCGGCTGCTGGAGCTGGAGGTGGAGGGCCTGCTCGTCTCCGGGCTCGTGGACGAGGCCGAGGCGAAGGTGAAGGTCCACCCGCTGGGGCCCAAGCTGACGGGCTTCCCCGCGCGCCTGGCCCGCGCCCGCGTCGAACAGGGGGCCCTGGCCCGCACGGAGCCCGCCGCCCGCGCGATGCAGGTGGGCCACTACCTGCGCGACCTGGAGGACCTGAAGCGCGCCCTCGTCGCGCCGGATCCGCTGGACCGCTGGCAGGCGGCCCAGGAGATGGGCCAGCACGTCTCCGTGCGCGCGGTGGATCCGCTGCTGGAGGCGCTGCGCACAGCGCGCAACCCGCTGATCCGCCAGAACGCGCTGGAGTCGCTGCGCACGGTGCTCTCCTCGCTGCCCGCCCCCGTGGCCGGCTACGAGGTGGCGGTGCGGCTGGAGTCCCTGCGCGAGCGCGCCAGCAGCCCGGAGCTGTACCTCACCATCGCGGCGCTCCTGGATCTGAACGGTCAGTTGGAGCAGGCCGCCAGCCAGTACCAGCGCGTCTATGAGTCCGGCGGGACGGATCCGCTGGTGCTCTGGCGCTGGGTGCAGCTGCGCGAGCAGCGCCACCAGGCCTTCTCCGCGGCGGTGGCGGCGCGGCAGCTCGCGGTGTGGGCCCAGACGACCGCGCGGGAGGAGCTGGTGTCGGAGGAGGGTGGGGTGCCGCTCGCGGCCGCCCGGCAGCTTTGCGCGGCGGTGGTGGATGCCCGGTACGCGGCCCAGGCCATCACCCGGGCCCGCTCCGCGAAGACGGAGTTCCCGGAGGACCTGGCCACCTTCGAGCGCACCGCCCAGGACGCGGTGCGCCTGGCCGAGGCGAAGCTCGCGGACGCGGAGCTGCTGCTGCGCCAGAAGCACCCCGGCATCCGCACCTGCGCGGATCAGCAGGTGTCCGAGCGCCTGTCCCAGGGCGTGAAGGAGCGCACCCAGGCGCTCCAGGCGTCCAACGCGAAGCTGCCGAAGCCCGTGGGCACGCTGCTGCTGGAGCTGGCCCGCGAGCGCGATCCCTCCCCGGAGGTCCGGGCCGCGGCGGCCTCCCGGTTGGCTGGATCCACCCCTCCCTGA